One Panulirus ornatus isolate Po-2019 chromosome 1, ASM3632096v1, whole genome shotgun sequence genomic region harbors:
- the LOC139751548 gene encoding somatostatin receptor type 5-like: MTYESPEIIFEGADNATYTNMELTLHNCSYLNWTESLNLTNCSGEIFEGRVFPILNETVQQMTLLFLALAFILGLCGNTLVIYVVVRFSKMQTVTNLYILNLAIADMLFVVGIPFLMTTTAVEYWPFGFVMCKLYMITTSLNQFTSSLFLTIMSADRYIAVCHPISAPKFRTPMISKLVSLTAWMISALMIIPIFMYSNILNDSNGQASCNIYWPDSVGVNGHTVFTIYSFVLAFGCPFALIFIFYSLVILKLKTVGPNSKSKKRKSHRKVTKLVLTVITVYVLCWLPYWVLQLILTFSMPRQVQSRVMIIFFLISSSLSYINSAINPILYAFLSENFKKSFLKACTCAARKDINNALAAENSMFPRRRGGSSKPRPTKETREMESHDGCLREEIIVPLAPTRRPLVPRDDAFLNGRPITSHL, from the coding sequence ATGACTTACGAAAGTCCCGAGATCATCTTCGAAGGTGCGGACAACGCGACCTACACGAACATGGAGTTAACCCTGCATAATTGCTCTTACCTAAACTGGACGGAGAGCCTCAATCTGACCAACTGCAGCGGGGAGATCTTCGAGGGACGAGTCTTCCCCATCCTGAACGAGACGGTGCAGCAGATGACTCTGTTGTTCCTGGCGCTGGCCTTTATTCTGGGTCTGTGTGGCAACACACTCGTCATCTACGTCGTTGTGCGGTTCTCCAAGATGCAGACCGTCACCAACCTCTACATACTCAACCTGGCCATTGCCGACATGCTCTTCGTCGTGGGCATCCCTTTCCTCATGACTACAACGGCTGTGGAATACTGGCCCTTCGGTTTCGTCATGTGCAAACTGTACATGATCACGACTTCACTCAACCAATTCACCAGTTCGCTTTTCCTAACCATCATGAGCGCCGACCGCTACATCGCCGTCTGCCACCCCATCAGCGCGCCCAAGTTCCGGACGCCTATGATATCCAAGCTGGTCTCCTTAACGGCTTGGATGATCTCTGCTCTCATGATTATCCCAATCTTCATGTACTCCAACATCCTCAATGACAGCAACGGCCAAGCAAGCTGCAACATCTACTGGCCTGACTCCGTTGGAGTGAACGGACACACAGTCTTCACTATATACTCCTTCGTCCTCGCCTTTGGTTGCCCCTTCGCGCTCATCTTCATTTTCTACTCGTTAGTCATCCTCAAACTCAAGACGGTTGGGCCGAACTCCAAGTCGAAGAAGAGAAAGAGTCACAGGAAAGTGACCAAGCTGGTGCTGACGGTGATCACGGTGTACGTGCTGTGCTGGCTGCCTTACTGGGTGCTCCAGCTTATCCTCACCTTCAGCATGCCCAGGCAGGTGCAGAGCCGCGTCATGATCATCTTCTTCCTCATATCATCCTCGCTTTCGTATATCAACTCAGCCATCAACCCCATCCTATATGCCTTCCTCAGCGAGAACTTCAAGAAGAGTTTCCTCAAGGCCTGCACCTGCGCCGCCAGGAAGGACATCAATAACGCTTTAGCGGCAGAAAACTCCATGTTTCCCCGAAGGCGTGGAGGGTCGTCCAAGCCGCGGCCAACAAAGGAAACGCGGGAGATGGAGTCCCATGACGGGTGCCTGAGGGAGGAGATTATAGTGCCATTGGCTCCTACACGCCGACCGCTGGTGCCACGAGACGATGCCTTCCTCAACGGCAGACCCATCACCTCGCATCTGTAA